One genomic region from Tachysurus fulvidraco isolate hzauxx_2018 chromosome 14, HZAU_PFXX_2.0, whole genome shotgun sequence encodes:
- the loxhd1b gene encoding lipoxygenase homology domain-containing protein 1 isoform X2, with product MSRYLPFYQGYEGERNPQNSKPSLDSNMNKKKKKKKAAAVEEGVVIPYHFTVSTGSDRDASTTSRVFVIIYGVNDLETDRLWLDLTEGRKCFAAKTMEHFECYGLDVEEIKRVELGHNGATPESCWLVEELAVAVPTKGIKYTIPCNCWLAKDRGDGLTSRVFNILDAISINIIQKVVYEITVVTGDTQYAGTDTNIFITVFGANGSTEEILLQKNENRFERDQADTFNLEIDDIAPLKMLRVRIDGTGCRPDWFLDKIIMRNPITEEVSLFTYEDWLSKTKGPKRTKVCELPAVVDDEEMVEKTSYIIQVKTSDIFGAGTDANVFMIVFGENGDTGTLALKDSSNRNKFERNQVDVFHFSDILSLGELCKVRVWHDNKGPAPGWHLENIDVKDEFMSQTFRFPCDRWLAKSEDDGQIIRELACANNAILDLSDKTKYDIDITTANYEGAGTKENVCLVLEGKRARSKEFMMENSSKKKRFARGATDSFEFSSKVLGDIVSISLIHITKDKKVKNEAYWHVEKVVVTEEELGNMYFFHCDAQIPLTTKKGEFVTFECVKCVESFASKVRNLVPIKYEIIIITGDVKGAGTDANVFITIYGVNGDSGKRPLKQKFRNLFERGRTDRFLLEMLDMGELLRVKVEHDNTGRAPGWYLECVEITNTANWVTTIFVCGKWLDKTKADGKIERILYPRY from the exons ATGTCAAG GTACTTGCCATTCTACCAGGGATATGAAGGTGAAAGGAATCCCCAGAATTCTAAGCCGAGCCTAGACAGCAACatgaacaagaagaaaaagaagaaaaaagcagcaGCTGTAGAGGAGGGTGttg TTATCCCATATCACTTTACGGTATCAACAGGATCAGACCGTGATGCTAGTACCACCAGTCGGGTCTTTGTGATCATCTATGGTGTAAATGATCTTGAAACAGATAGACTCTGGCTTGACCTTACTGAAGGGAGGAAATGCTTTGCTGCTAAAACTATGGAACACTTTGAATGTTATGGTTTGGATGTAGAGGAAATCAAAAGAGTCGAG tTAGGGCATAATGGTGCTACTCCAGAAAGCTGCTGGTTGGTTGAGGAACTGGCTGTGGCAGTGCCTACCAAAGGCATTAAATATACAATCCCTTGTAACTGCTGGCTTGCCAAGGATAGAGGTGATGGTCTCACATCAAGAGTGTTCAACATACTTGATGCCATCAGTATCAACATAATTCAAAAG GTTGTGTATGAGATTACAGTTGTTACAGGAGACACCCAGTATGCAGGGACAGACACCAAcatatttataactgtatttgGGGCCAATGGGAGCACAGAGGAGATCTTGTTACAAAAGAATGAGAACAG GTTTGAGAGAGATCAGGCGGACACTTTTAATTTGGAGATAGATGACATTGCTCCGCTTAAAATGTTAAGAGTTCGCATCGATGGGACAGGATGCCGGCCTGATTGGTTCCTTGACAAG ATTATCATGAGAAACCCAATCACTGAGGAAGTGTCGCTTTTCACGTATGAGGACTGGCTATCCAAAACAAAAGGGCCAAAGAGGACGAAGGTCTGTGAGCTCCCTGCAGTGGTGGATGATGAGGAGATGGTAGAGAAAACCAGTTATATCATTCAGGTTAAAACCAGTGATATTTTTG GTGCAGGCACAGATGCTAACGTGTTCATGATTGTGTTTGGGGAGAATGGGGACACGGGCACTCTAGCACTGAAAGACAGCAGCAACAGGAACAAATTTGAGCGGAATCAGGTGGATGTGTTCCACTTTTCAGACATCCTTAGCCTGGGAGAGCTTTGCAAGGTCAGAGTGTGGCATGACAATAAGG GTCCTGCACCTGGTTGGCACTTAGAAAACATTGATGTAAAAGATGAGTTCATGAGCCAAACTTTTCGATTTCCATGTGACCGCTGGCTGGCCAAAAGTGAGGATGATGGCCAGATTATTCGGGAACTGGCCTGTGCCAACAATGCTATCCTGGACCTCAGTGACAAGACCA aaTATGATATTGACATTACTACAGCCAATTATGAAGGTGCAGGAACAAAGGAGAATGTGTGTTTAGTGCTTGAAGGGAAAAGAGCACGTTCAAAGGAGTTTATGATGGAAAATTCTtcaaagaaaaagagatttGCGAG GGGTGCAACCGACTCATTTGAGTTTTCCTCCAAAGTTCTGGGAGATATTGTTAGCATCTCTTTGATCCATATAACAAAAGATAAAAAGGTGAAGAATGAGGCTTACTGGCATGTTGAGAAGGTGGTGGTGACAGAAGAGGAGCTGGGAAACAT GTATTTTTTTCATTGTGATGCTCAGATCCCTCTTACTACGAAGAAAGGCGAGTTTGTGACGTTTGAGTGCGTTAAGTGCGTTGAGAGTTTTGCCAGCAAAGTGCGCAATTTGGTTCCCATCAAATATGAGATTATCATCATCACAGGTGATGTGAAGGGTGCTGGGACTGATGCCAATGTCTTCATTACTATCTATGGTGTGAACGGAGACTCAGGGAAGCGTCCGCTGAAGCAGAAGTTTAGGAACTTGTTTGAGAGGGGCCGTACTGACCGATTCCTGTTGGAGATGTTGGACATGGGTGAGCTCCTGAGAGTAAAAGTGGAGCATGACAACACTGGCCGAGCACCAGGCTGGTACCTGGAGTGTGTAGAGATTACAAACACTGCCAACTGGGTGACTACAATCTTTGTTTGTGGAAAGTGGTTGGACAAGACTAAAGCAGATGGGAAAATCGAAAGAATTTTGTACCCCAGATACTGA